The following coding sequences are from one Myxococcales bacterium window:
- a CDS encoding SGNH/GDSL hydrolase family protein, translating to MFPNRSVYGKASVLLLLGACLAISVQGCGAPSESPDDEDEVDSGEMDDEAEEGQGGGAADDEEPSAGGAGGAGGTGGSVQSAGGGGGKAGAGGGLGGSTGGGGVPGGAGGMGGLGEGSGGMPGGSGGAMGGSGGAMGGSGGAMGGSGGVTGGSGGAMGGSGGVTGGGGQAAVVKIQPLGDSITQGKRDPEEATYRRPLWKKLKAAGYKVDFVGTLNKQLDGPHLYDDYDHDHEGRYGWKLTQVLEKLDAWLVSYKPDISLIHLGTNDQGSNNPQQMITNMGKIFEKLREKNPNITILVAQLLRPGATGKEFNMLLPALVASKTTTQSRIIVVNMDILGAADTRQYVHPNAQGSEKVATQWFNTLKTVLPNP from the coding sequence ATGTTCCCGAACCGAAGTGTCTACGGCAAAGCGAGCGTTCTGCTGCTCCTGGGCGCCTGCCTCGCGATCAGTGTGCAAGGCTGCGGCGCGCCATCTGAGTCCCCTGACGACGAAGACGAGGTCGACAGCGGTGAGATGGATGACGAAGCCGAGGAGGGACAGGGTGGCGGCGCCGCGGATGACGAGGAGCCGTCGGCCGGGGGGGCGGGAGGAGCGGGGGGCACGGGAGGCTCCGTGCAGAGCGCGGGAGGTGGGGGTGGAAAGGCGGGCGCCGGGGGAGGTCTCGGCGGCAGCACCGGCGGCGGTGGCGTACCTGGGGGCGCCGGCGGGATGGGCGGTTTGGGGGAAGGGTCAGGTGGCATGCCGGGAGGCAGCGGCGGTGCGATGGGAGGCAGCGGCGGCGCGATGGGGGGCAGCGGCGGCGCGATGGGGGGCAGCGGCGGCGTGACGGGGGGCAGCGGCGGCGCAATGGGGGGCAGCGGCGGCGTGACGGGAGGCGGTGGACAAGCGGCGGTCGTCAAGATTCAGCCGCTCGGCGATTCGATCACGCAAGGCAAGCGTGATCCCGAGGAAGCGACCTACCGTCGGCCGTTGTGGAAGAAGCTCAAGGCCGCAGGTTACAAGGTCGACTTCGTGGGCACCTTGAACAAGCAGCTCGATGGTCCCCATCTTTACGATGATTACGACCACGACCACGAAGGCCGCTATGGCTGGAAGCTCACGCAGGTTCTGGAAAAGCTCGACGCGTGGCTCGTGTCCTACAAGCCCGACATATCGCTCATCCATCTGGGGACGAACGACCAGGGCTCGAACAATCCCCAGCAGATGATCACGAACATGGGCAAGATCTTCGAAAAGCTTCGGGAAAAGAACCCGAACATCACGATCCTCGTAGCGCAGCTCTTGCGGCCGGGAGCGACAGGCAAGGAGTTCAACATGCTGTTGCCCGCGCTGGTCGCGAGCAAAACCACCACTCAATCGCGCATCATCGTGGTCAACATGGACATCCTCGGAGCGGCCGATACGCGGCAGTACGTGCATCCCAACGCGCAGGGCTCGGAGAAGGTGGCCACGCAGTGGTTCAATACACTGAAGACGGTGCTCCCAAATCCCTGA
- a CDS encoding VWA domain-containing protein codes for MKTQRTHCFFGSHGLTILLLLSACGPTGGDRDPSGIGQEAGGGSGGSGAAAGGVGSVADAGPPPLPVELPDELTGQDESSTCAENVQEAKESPVALFVLLDRSGSMTENGDRWTPVTEAILSFVESPASGGMKVGLQYFPLNGTKKDDPVICQIDNYTSPAVELGALPGNADPMRMSIAANHFTSANSQDPEHSGTPTLAAVQGVLQHLTAWGQAHPDHKLVLLLATDGNPTKACAKNTISEIGKVLKAASEAPKPVNTFVIGIGTVSNLNQLALAGGTGRDAFIVSGGGGEATRKELDVALAEVRSLSLPCRFAIPSSPGKTLDPNRVNVQLQGAGQSSSLGRVESAAACKTDMPAWYYDDPGAPKEVVMCPSACDLLAGQARRVEIVFGCATVDVF; via the coding sequence ATGAAAACTCAACGAACTCACTGCTTTTTCGGCAGTCACGGGTTGACCATTCTGTTGTTGCTCTCGGCTTGTGGCCCCACGGGAGGTGACAGGGACCCGAGCGGAATCGGCCAGGAGGCAGGCGGAGGCTCTGGGGGATCGGGCGCTGCGGCTGGCGGGGTCGGTAGCGTTGCGGATGCGGGTCCACCGCCTTTGCCCGTCGAACTGCCCGACGAACTGACGGGCCAGGATGAATCTTCCACTTGTGCGGAGAACGTGCAGGAGGCCAAGGAGTCACCCGTCGCTCTGTTCGTGCTGCTCGATCGTTCGGGCTCGATGACGGAGAACGGGGATCGCTGGACGCCCGTGACGGAGGCGATCCTGTCGTTCGTCGAATCACCCGCGAGCGGGGGTATGAAGGTGGGACTTCAGTACTTCCCTCTCAACGGGACCAAGAAAGACGATCCCGTGATTTGCCAGATCGACAACTACACGTCCCCGGCGGTCGAGCTAGGGGCGTTGCCGGGCAACGCGGATCCCATGCGGATGTCCATCGCAGCCAACCACTTCACGTCGGCGAATTCCCAGGATCCGGAGCACTCGGGCACACCTACGCTGGCCGCGGTGCAGGGCGTCCTGCAGCACCTGACGGCATGGGGGCAAGCCCATCCGGATCACAAGCTCGTCCTGTTGTTGGCCACCGATGGCAACCCGACGAAGGCCTGCGCCAAAAACACGATTTCCGAGATCGGCAAGGTCTTGAAGGCAGCCTCCGAGGCGCCAAAACCGGTGAACACGTTCGTGATCGGCATTGGCACCGTCAGCAACTTGAACCAGCTGGCTTTGGCGGGCGGCACGGGGCGCGATGCTTTCATCGTGAGTGGTGGGGGGGGCGAAGCCACGCGGAAAGAGCTCGACGTGGCGCTAGCGGAGGTGCGCTCCCTGTCTTTGCCGTGTCGTTTCGCGATCCCGAGTAGCCCGGGAAAAACGCTCGACCCGAACCGTGTGAACGTGCAACTGCAGGGCGCCGGCCAGTCATCGTCGCTGGGGCGGGTGGAGAGCGCCGCGGCTTGCAAGACGGACATGCCCGCTTGGTACTACGACGATCCTGGTGCTCCCAAGGAGGTGGTGATGTGCCCGTCGGCCTGTGATCTGCTCGCGGGCCAGGCGCGACGGGTGGAGATCGTCTTTGGCTGCGCGACGGTCGACGTTTTCTGA
- a CDS encoding multicopper oxidase domain-containing protein, with translation MYHCHILEHAEGGMMGEVRVR, from the coding sequence ATGTACCACTGCCACATCCTTGAGCACGCCGAGGGCGGCATGATGGGAGAGGTCCGCGTCCGGTGA
- a CDS encoding acyltransferase has protein sequence MATEHSGLRAGHIAGLDGMRAIAILAVISWHSALASQFPLEALGPVQALVTSGWAGVDLFFALSGFLITTLLLREEAERGRFSLSRFYLRRALRILPVFYAVFILLTFVFARSSWFASVRVMHVWQKGSALGLWPYATFWGNYFTGYFQGAFSQPVYNPGDAFLVFWSLCVEEHFYLLWPLVLFGVRSTRVRVSVALAVCLALPALRFFAWSNLWDAESTIHTASHYRLDSLLIGSLGALMFDSACLRPRALRIVGLSAAGVSAYLVADGSLSVRPAGNALGASLGLSAVAVASTVALMELRRLPLAPWTRALEARPLRYVGRLSYAMYLIHFPMIDLGRRLYFSVPRSATLGNFLVATCWFTLLSVAAAAVLHHAVERPFLQLKRRLGRAGSV, from the coding sequence GTGGCAACGGAGCACAGCGGACTCAGGGCAGGTCATATCGCGGGGCTGGACGGCATGCGGGCGATCGCCATCCTTGCCGTGATCAGCTGGCACAGCGCACTGGCTTCACAGTTTCCGTTGGAGGCGCTTGGCCCCGTGCAGGCACTCGTGACCAGCGGGTGGGCCGGCGTCGACCTGTTTTTTGCGCTCTCGGGTTTTCTCATCACCACGCTCCTGCTGCGAGAGGAGGCCGAGCGGGGGCGCTTTTCGTTGAGCCGCTTTTACCTTCGTCGTGCTCTGCGGATTCTGCCGGTCTTTTATGCCGTCTTCATTCTCTTGACGTTCGTGTTCGCTCGCAGTTCCTGGTTTGCGAGCGTGCGGGTGATGCACGTCTGGCAGAAGGGGTCTGCCTTGGGCCTGTGGCCCTACGCGACGTTCTGGGGCAACTACTTCACGGGTTACTTCCAGGGGGCGTTCTCACAGCCCGTCTACAATCCTGGTGACGCCTTCCTGGTGTTTTGGTCTCTGTGTGTGGAGGAGCACTTCTATCTGCTGTGGCCCCTGGTGCTGTTCGGGGTCCGCTCCACCCGCGTGCGCGTGAGCGTCGCCTTGGCGGTGTGTCTGGCCCTGCCAGCGCTGCGTTTTTTTGCTTGGTCGAACCTGTGGGACGCAGAGAGCACCATCCACACGGCGTCCCACTATCGTCTCGACTCTCTTTTGATCGGGAGCCTGGGGGCCTTGATGTTCGATTCGGCCTGCCTGCGGCCGCGGGCGCTTCGGATCGTCGGCTTGAGCGCTGCGGGTGTCTCGGCCTATCTCGTGGCCGACGGCAGCCTCTCCGTGCGCCCTGCGGGCAACGCGCTTGGGGCTTCGCTGGGCTTGTCGGCTGTGGCTGTTGCAAGCACCGTTGCCCTCATGGAGCTCAGGCGACTTCCCCTCGCACCGTGGACGCGTGCGCTCGAGGCGAGGCCGCTCAGGTACGTGGGTAGGCTCTCCTATGCGATGTACTTGATTCACTTCCCCATGATTGATCTCGGGCGGCGCTTGTACTTTTCTGTTCCGCGCTCTGCGACGCTGGGAAACTTTCTGGTTGCCACCTGCTGGTTCACGCTCCTGAGCGTCGCGGCAGCTGCGGTGCTGCATCACGCGGTCGAGCGGCCGTTTTTGCAGCTCAAGCGCCGTCTGGGGCGCGCGGGAAGTGTGTGA
- a CDS encoding MBL fold metallo-hydrolase, with translation MTHQDTATLRPLPAFLGTVALALLDACAVTSHPAETPGHGQATSLAAVESTLATPGPVRVETLTSADWQVDRSGLINLDHERARHLHEGPEAIQIYFHVLHHPQRGLFMIDTGVARAILKPDDSPLSWPVTAAMNMEALKVHMTTADWLQAQEQPLRAVFVTHLHLDHIMGLPDIPHDVPLYTGPHEAGDRAFMHMFVQGTNDRLLAGRAPLRTWKFSREQQPGDLAAVDVLGDASVFALHVPGHTPGSTAFVVRTPDGPVLLVGDACHTRFGWDNDVEPGTFSRDQQQSAASLKALRDLAKRHPTMRVRLGHQE, from the coding sequence ATGACACATCAGGACACGGCGACGCTGCGCCCCCTTCCCGCCTTCCTGGGGACTGTGGCCCTGGCGCTCCTCGACGCTTGCGCCGTCACGAGTCACCCCGCGGAGACACCGGGACACGGGCAAGCCACCAGCTTGGCCGCCGTTGAATCCACCCTGGCCACACCTGGCCCCGTGCGCGTCGAAACCCTCACGTCCGCCGATTGGCAAGTGGACAGGAGCGGCCTCATCAATCTGGACCACGAACGAGCCCGCCATCTGCACGAAGGTCCCGAAGCCATTCAGATCTATTTTCACGTGTTGCACCACCCGCAGCGTGGATTGTTCATGATCGATACCGGCGTGGCGCGGGCAATTCTGAAGCCGGACGACTCCCCGCTGTCGTGGCCCGTGACCGCCGCCATGAACATGGAGGCGCTGAAAGTGCACATGACCACGGCGGACTGGTTGCAGGCGCAAGAGCAGCCCTTGCGTGCCGTGTTTGTCACCCACCTGCATCTCGATCACATCATGGGATTGCCGGACATCCCCCACGACGTCCCCCTCTACACGGGGCCCCACGAAGCCGGTGATAGGGCCTTCATGCACATGTTCGTGCAGGGCACCAACGATCGGCTCTTGGCGGGGCGTGCCCCCCTGCGCACATGGAAGTTTTCACGCGAACAACAGCCCGGTGACCTGGCAGCCGTGGATGTGTTGGGCGACGCTTCGGTTTTTGCGCTCCATGTGCCGGGTCATACGCCAGGCTCGACTGCCTTTGTGGTGCGCACACCTGACGGGCCGGTGTTGCTGGTCGGTGATGCCTGCCACACCCGATTCGGTTGGGACAACGACGTGGAACCAGGCACCTTCTCGCGCGATCAGCAACAAAGTGCAGCGAGCTTGAAGGCCCTGCGCGATCTGGCAAAGCGACATCCCACGATGCGTGTGCGCCTTGGGCACCAAGAATGA
- a CDS encoding class I SAM-dependent methyltransferase — MRTPPPSDQTEEEARIQATFDVVAEGYDHPSAAWFDKTAHAIVRLADLRPGMEVLDLATGTGKVALALAEVEPEARVLGVDLSHGMLARARDKASTQGLTNVSFAQGTFDTLAYGERFDLVTCSFGIFFVSRMEEALSRLLAQARPAGRVIASTFAWGAFSPFTDAFMELYREYGFPTPPAPWLRIASAETFTGLFRDAGMPATTVREYDFGFALPHPEAWWEIVYNAGYRGLLQRLSPEDAPTFKERHLAQVSDLLRAGQRHLDVRVLIAEGTKG; from the coding sequence ATGCGTACCCCTCCTCCCTCCGACCAGACTGAGGAAGAAGCTCGGATTCAGGCCACCTTCGACGTCGTTGCCGAAGGCTACGATCACCCTTCCGCGGCGTGGTTCGACAAAACCGCGCACGCGATCGTGCGTCTTGCGGATCTTCGGCCCGGCATGGAGGTGCTCGATCTGGCCACAGGCACGGGCAAGGTGGCCTTGGCCCTGGCCGAGGTCGAACCCGAGGCCCGCGTGCTGGGCGTCGACTTGTCGCACGGGATGCTGGCGCGCGCCCGCGACAAAGCAAGCACCCAGGGGCTCACGAACGTGTCCTTCGCGCAAGGCACGTTCGATACGCTGGCTTACGGCGAACGCTTCGACCTCGTGACGTGCAGCTTCGGCATCTTTTTCGTCTCACGCATGGAAGAGGCGTTGAGCCGCCTCTTGGCCCAGGCGCGCCCGGCAGGGCGGGTGATCGCGTCCACGTTCGCTTGGGGTGCATTCTCCCCGTTCACCGACGCGTTCATGGAGCTTTATCGTGAGTACGGGTTCCCCACCCCCCCGGCCCCGTGGCTCCGCATCGCCAGCGCCGAGACGTTCACCGGGTTGTTTCGGGATGCAGGCATGCCCGCGACCACCGTGCGAGAGTACGACTTTGGTTTCGCGCTGCCGCACCCGGAAGCCTGGTGGGAGATCGTGTACAACGCGGGATACCGCGGCCTCTTGCAGCGGCTGTCTCCGGAAGACGCCCCCACGTTCAAGGAACGACACCTGGCCCAGGTCAGCGACCTCTTGCGCGCAGGGCAGAGGCACCTCGACGTGCGCGTGCTCATTGCCGAAGGCACAAAAGGCTGA
- a CDS encoding neutral zinc metallopeptidase, with translation MRWDRDHFSNNVEDRRGQGPARAGMGVFGLLPYFARFGWKGIAVFAVLAGAVSFVGTQDGSQREGTVGSAEEQEMARFVGFVLDDVQATWQRVMPGRYRDAKLVLFRGATQSACGLGQSQMGPFYCPADQKVYIDLVFYRDLHERFGAPGDFAQAYVIGHEIGHHVQHLLGTTGKVHKAPEYLQKGAEGLSVKLELQADCYAGVWAHDAQKRNLLEAGDVDEALAAAAAIGDDRLQKQSQGHVTPETWSHGSAAQRAFWFKRGLEAGKPAVCDTFAEAAR, from the coding sequence ATGCGCTGGGATCGCGACCACTTCAGCAACAACGTGGAGGACCGGAGGGGTCAGGGCCCCGCAAGGGCGGGCATGGGCGTGTTCGGCCTGCTGCCCTACTTCGCCCGCTTCGGCTGGAAAGGCATTGCGGTCTTCGCCGTGCTTGCCGGCGCCGTGTCGTTCGTGGGCACCCAAGACGGCAGCCAGCGCGAGGGCACCGTGGGCAGCGCAGAGGAGCAGGAAATGGCCCGCTTCGTCGGCTTCGTTTTGGACGACGTGCAGGCCACCTGGCAGCGCGTGATGCCCGGGCGGTATCGCGACGCCAAGCTGGTGCTGTTCCGGGGCGCCACCCAGTCAGCGTGTGGGCTGGGGCAAAGCCAAATGGGGCCGTTCTACTGCCCCGCCGACCAAAAGGTGTACATCGATCTCGTTTTTTACCGAGACCTCCATGAGCGCTTTGGCGCACCTGGCGACTTCGCCCAGGCTTACGTCATCGGGCACGAGATTGGCCATCACGTGCAGCATCTGCTCGGCACGACCGGCAAGGTGCACAAGGCGCCGGAGTACCTACAAAAAGGCGCTGAAGGTCTCTCGGTGAAGCTGGAGCTGCAGGCCGACTGCTACGCGGGCGTGTGGGCCCACGACGCGCAGAAGCGCAACTTGCTCGAGGCAGGAGACGTGGACGAGGCGCTGGCCGCGGCCGCCGCCATCGGCGACGACCGGCTTCAGAAGCAAAGTCAGGGGCACGTGACGCCCGAGACCTGGTCACACGGCTCGGCCGCGCAACGGGCATTCTGGTTCAAACGAGGCCTGGAGGCAGGCAAGCCTGCGGTCTGCGACACCTTTGCCGAGGCGGCACGCTGA
- a CDS encoding RNA polymerase sigma factor, which produces MRSYVQNRKAEGQADPSFVALDGLYDQFALSVERWLRRLGVPPNEIEDTLHDVFVVALRQYGSFRGDCRVDTWLFAIATKLVRRRRVKERLRRALAAIWLRPQEPVSETASELFANGESARRLQAALDRVPEIYRLPIILFELEGYSGEDAAALLGCSVSTLWVRLHRGRQKLKELLMRAGDES; this is translated from the coding sequence ATGCGTAGCTACGTCCAGAACCGAAAAGCCGAAGGGCAGGCCGATCCGAGCTTCGTGGCACTCGACGGCCTCTACGACCAGTTCGCGCTCTCGGTCGAGCGATGGCTGCGTCGCTTGGGGGTTCCCCCGAACGAGATCGAGGACACGCTGCACGACGTGTTCGTCGTAGCGTTGCGACAATATGGTTCGTTTCGAGGCGATTGCCGCGTGGACACCTGGTTGTTTGCGATCGCGACGAAGCTCGTGCGGCGACGCCGGGTGAAGGAGCGTCTTCGGCGGGCCCTGGCAGCCATCTGGCTCAGGCCCCAAGAGCCTGTTTCAGAGACCGCCTCCGAGCTTTTCGCCAACGGGGAGTCCGCCCGCCGGCTGCAGGCCGCCCTCGATCGTGTGCCGGAGATCTACCGATTGCCGATCATCCTCTTCGAACTCGAGGGATACTCGGGCGAGGACGCCGCCGCGCTTCTGGGCTGCAGCGTCTCGACCCTGTGGGTGCGTCTGCATAGAGGCAGGCAGAAGTTGAAAGAGCTCTTGATGCGTGCAGGGGATGAAAGCTAG
- a CDS encoding LamG domain-containing protein → MKHVHPLSLAFVWALQGALTSCTPSLDVGDQAQVPDAGSPATDVSLAMADAPGSAPPPAACPGGNGNLPARVLWLKLDGSARDEVSGREGMVEGLPIAWDEGRFDRSLELTGAENLSFGVSDAWRTLEEVQQVTMSAWIFVEALQPGYLGIITQSAPNSAVETVGLFLKDGFPTITVDFLGVSTPAPVPLGSWVHVAGVYADRSLEVYVNGQPVAQQPTPFGIGSVDPEPILVGANRNKGVVGERFSGRIDEISVFARALSAAEIQALSCRP, encoded by the coding sequence ATGAAGCACGTTCACCCTCTGTCCCTGGCCTTCGTGTGGGCGCTACAGGGAGCGCTCACGTCCTGTACGCCGTCCCTCGACGTGGGAGACCAAGCACAAGTTCCGGACGCAGGCTCGCCCGCTACCGACGTGTCTTTGGCCATGGCAGATGCTCCTGGTTCAGCCCCGCCGCCGGCCGCGTGCCCGGGCGGGAACGGAAACCTCCCCGCACGGGTGCTTTGGCTCAAGCTGGATGGAAGTGCGCGGGACGAAGTGTCTGGACGTGAAGGCATGGTCGAAGGTTTACCCATCGCCTGGGACGAGGGTCGCTTCGATCGGAGTCTCGAGCTCACGGGGGCAGAAAACCTCAGCTTCGGCGTCAGCGACGCCTGGAGAACGCTCGAAGAGGTTCAGCAGGTCACGATGTCGGCGTGGATCTTCGTCGAGGCCCTCCAGCCGGGGTATCTGGGCATCATCACCCAATCCGCGCCGAACAGTGCCGTCGAGACAGTCGGACTTTTCCTCAAGGACGGATTCCCCACGATAACGGTGGACTTTTTGGGCGTTAGCACTCCCGCACCCGTTCCCCTCGGCAGCTGGGTTCATGTGGCCGGGGTTTACGCTGACAGGTCCCTGGAGGTTTACGTGAACGGCCAACCGGTAGCGCAACAGCCGACTCCGTTTGGGATCGGCAGCGTCGACCCTGAGCCGATTCTCGTGGGCGCGAACCGGAACAAGGGCGTGGTTGGCGAGCGCTTTTCGGGGCGCATCGACGAGATCTCCGTGTTTGCGCGCGCACTGTCAGCTGCCGAGATTCAGGCGCTGAGCTGCCGCCCGTGA
- a CDS encoding integrase core domain-containing protein has translation MERLWRTLKHEEVYLNDYDDLIKARIGIGRYLKLYNERRPHQALGCQTRTGFYDFEMNERLSILAAAE, from the coding sequence GTGGAACGCCTCTGGCGAACTCTGAAGCACGAGGAAGTCTACCTGAACGACTACGACGACCTCATCAAAGCGCGGATAGGAATCGGTCGCTACCTCAAGCTGTACAACGAACGCCGGCCCCACCAGGCACTCGGATGTCAGACGCGAACCGGCTTCTATGACTTTGAGATGAACGAGCGCCTTTCAATTCTGGCCGCAGCGGAATGA
- a CDS encoding tetratricopeptide repeat protein, whose translation MGRSKDIVEPASRLVEARDGSDRELAALLKSSLDLPTLSDGRRALVKRRLMYGMRRRTSARPLRRVAVMVAATLLLVAGVARARLMAWVHAWVGDEPRLDEPLPASQAAHAPRQARRASAQVTARPDPPRVEPPAAPQVQELSRDRAPAARVHHAQKPLRRPNPAGLAPAPHAAADAVTPPPPEAAALLGEAWRRLRKDRDPEGALAWLERQEATLAHGPLRSEAFIARLEALLALGDRTRATRELENSDLTAKDPRLLVLRAELYLARHVPKLALTDFERVTSTCRDVETCARALYGQGQAWAAQGETARARDAFERLKSKYPHSEPARLVSHPPPSVPGLGR comes from the coding sequence ATGGGACGGAGCAAGGACATCGTCGAGCCCGCTTCGAGGTTGGTGGAAGCCCGAGACGGGTCCGATCGCGAATTGGCGGCACTGCTGAAGAGCTCGCTCGACCTGCCGACCTTGAGCGACGGACGCCGCGCTTTGGTCAAGCGGCGCCTGATGTACGGGATGCGGCGCCGCACTTCGGCGCGACCCCTGCGCCGGGTGGCCGTGATGGTGGCAGCAACCTTGCTGCTGGTGGCGGGCGTCGCCCGCGCACGCTTGATGGCATGGGTACACGCCTGGGTCGGGGACGAGCCCCGTCTCGACGAGCCACTGCCTGCTTCGCAAGCCGCCCACGCGCCTCGTCAGGCACGTCGCGCCTCCGCGCAGGTGACGGCGCGTCCCGACCCGCCCAGGGTCGAACCGCCCGCCGCCCCCCAGGTCCAAGAGCTTTCCCGTGATCGCGCCCCCGCGGCGCGCGTACATCACGCGCAAAAGCCACTCCGTCGCCCAAACCCTGCTGGCCTGGCACCCGCGCCACACGCCGCCGCGGACGCCGTCACGCCCCCCCCGCCGGAGGCGGCAGCGCTTCTCGGCGAGGCGTGGCGACGCCTCCGCAAAGACAGGGATCCCGAAGGCGCCCTTGCCTGGCTGGAACGACAGGAGGCTACCTTGGCGCATGGGCCGCTGCGATCGGAGGCGTTCATCGCCCGCCTCGAGGCCCTCTTGGCACTGGGTGACAGGACACGGGCCACGAGAGAGCTCGAGAACAGCGACTTGACGGCCAAAGACCCGCGCCTTCTGGTCCTGCGGGCTGAACTTTATCTTGCCCGTCACGTGCCGAAGCTGGCATTGACCGACTTTGAGCGGGTCACATCGACCTGTCGAGATGTGGAGACGTGCGCACGCGCGCTTTACGGGCAAGGACAAGCGTGGGCGGCGCAGGGTGAGACGGCGCGCGCGCGGGACGCCTTCGAGCGCCTCAAGAGTAAGTATCCGCACAGCGAGCCCGCGCGCCTCGTCTCTCACCCGCCCCCTTCCGTCCCTGGTCTCGGGAGGTGA
- a CDS encoding multicopper oxidase family protein, with product MKRLPLGLLLGALTSACMNHGDDGGHLDHGSLPALAPMLRPLPAGEVASPATATNEGPSANTVEVRLSAGPTQLAYLDGKNTSVWAFNGSIPGPTIVAKRLDRVIVHFTNNLPEATTIHWHGLRVPNAMDGAGRLAQPILPGGTFDYEFEVPDAGLFWYHPHIRSDVQVEKGLYGALLVKDPAEPALGVTTEHLMVLDDVGVDPTTGQLIETQDHRAQMMGREGNLLLVNGRPSNGALSVTPGERVRLRLVNVANARIFKLQLDGAALIQIGGDGGLLPAPRPLESLILAPGERADVVLVVTAPAALKASPYERARGAGGAEALDLVRFVMTERPPVNATPLPAVLRTIETIAPTVASRTLRLDERMAHHGWQFTINGRVFPKVPLLDASLGSRQLWTVRNDSDMDHPFHLHGFFFQPQGVPEWKDTINVAGRSKVELVVDFAPRTGAAGD from the coding sequence ATGAAGCGCTTACCTCTTGGCCTTCTCCTAGGCGCCCTGACGTCAGCCTGCATGAATCACGGCGATGATGGGGGCCACTTAGATCACGGGAGTCTGCCCGCGCTGGCCCCGATGCTTCGGCCCTTGCCCGCGGGCGAGGTCGCGTCACCAGCTACGGCCACCAACGAAGGCCCATCCGCCAACACGGTGGAGGTTCGCCTAAGTGCTGGGCCTACTCAGCTGGCCTATCTAGACGGCAAGAACACAAGCGTTTGGGCGTTCAATGGCTCGATCCCGGGCCCAACGATCGTGGCGAAACGCCTCGACCGGGTGATCGTGCACTTCACGAACAACCTCCCCGAGGCCACCACCATTCACTGGCACGGCCTGCGAGTTCCGAATGCAATGGACGGCGCTGGCCGCCTGGCACAGCCCATCCTCCCGGGCGGCACCTTCGATTACGAGTTTGAGGTGCCCGATGCGGGATTGTTCTGGTACCACCCACACATCCGATCGGACGTGCAAGTGGAAAAGGGGCTCTACGGCGCGCTTTTGGTGAAGGATCCTGCCGAGCCAGCGCTGGGCGTGACGACGGAGCACTTGATGGTGCTCGACGACGTTGGGGTCGACCCGACCACCGGACAGCTGATTGAGACCCAAGATCACCGCGCCCAGATGATGGGACGCGAGGGTAACCTGCTGCTGGTCAACGGCCGCCCGTCCAACGGCGCCCTGTCCGTAACCCCGGGCGAGCGGGTGCGGCTTCGCCTGGTGAACGTTGCCAATGCGCGCATTTTCAAGCTGCAACTGGATGGCGCAGCCCTGATCCAGATCGGCGGCGATGGGGGGCTCCTGCCAGCCCCACGGCCCCTCGAGAGCTTGATCCTGGCCCCTGGTGAACGCGCTGACGTAGTCTTGGTGGTGACCGCACCTGCTGCCCTAAAGGCTAGCCCGTACGAACGGGCGCGTGGCGCCGGAGGCGCTGAAGCGCTGGACCTCGTGCGCTTCGTGATGACAGAGCGCCCGCCTGTCAACGCAACCCCACTGCCCGCTGTGCTTCGCACCATCGAGACCATCGCCCCGACGGTTGCCTCACGCACATTGCGCCTGGACGAACGCATGGCCCATCACGGCTGGCAATTCACCATCAACGGTCGGGTGTTTCCGAAGGTGCCCCTCTTGGATGCTTCACTGGGCAGCCGGCAGCTATGGACTGTGCGGAACGACAGCGACATGGATCACCCGTTCCACCTGCATGGCTTCTTCTTCCAACCGCAAGGCGTTCCCGAGTGGAAGGACACCATCAACGTGGCCGGGCGATCGAAGGTCGAACTGGTGGTCGACTTCGCGCCGCGGACGGGGGCGGCCGGCGACTGA